A genomic stretch from Merismopedia glauca CCAP 1448/3 includes:
- the atpH gene encoding ATP synthase F1 subunit delta — translation MKAVRSEIVEPYAEALMSIAKDNDLTEKIGEDMSAILNLLGKSSDFRDFLNNPIIKAESKKNVLQQVLGSEIQAYTLNILQLLVDRRRSAFIEPLCQQYRALLRAMNQTVLAQVTSAVPLTESQMQSVQGKVKGMTQAREVELETKIDPDIIGGVIIKVGSQVLDASLRGQLRRLGLRLNSAK, via the coding sequence ATGAAAGCAGTACGCTCAGAAATAGTTGAGCCTTATGCAGAAGCCTTGATGTCTATTGCCAAAGATAACGATCTGACGGAAAAGATTGGCGAAGATATGAGTGCTATCTTGAATCTTCTAGGAAAATCCTCAGATTTTAGAGATTTTCTGAATAATCCAATCATCAAAGCTGAAAGTAAGAAAAATGTCTTACAACAGGTATTAGGGTCAGAAATTCAGGCTTATACCCTAAATATCTTGCAGTTGTTAGTAGACAGAAGACGAAGCGCTTTTATAGAGCCACTTTGTCAGCAATATCGAGCATTACTGCGAGCTATGAACCAAACTGTTTTGGCTCAAGTGACATCAGCAGTTCCTTTGACAGAATCTCAAATGCAGTCAGTGCAAGGTAAAGTTAAGGGCATGACTCAAGCTCGCGAAGTGGAACTAGAAACCAAAATAGACCCAGATATTATTGGTGGGGTAATTATTAAGGTGGGTTCCCAAGTGCTAGATGCTAGCTTGCGCGGACAACTGCGTCGTTTGGGATTACGCCTCAACAGTGCTAAATAA
- the atpB gene encoding F0F1 ATP synthase subunit A, giving the protein MLSALNISNSLTIASLEVGHHFYWQLGNLKVHGQVFLVSWFVIAVLVIASLAATRNIKRIPQGIQNLMEYALEFIRDLAKSQLGEKEYRPWVPFIGTLFLFIFVSNWSGALLPWKLIKLPDAELAAPTNDINTTVALALLTSLAYFYAGFKKRGLGYFKKYIEPTPILLPIAILEDFTKPLSLSFRLFGNILADELVVAVLVLLIPLFIPLPVMALGLFTSAIQALVFATLAAAYIHEAMEGHGDEGHEEHS; this is encoded by the coding sequence ATGCTTAGCGCCCTAAACATCTCAAACTCACTAACTATTGCCTCATTAGAAGTAGGTCATCACTTCTACTGGCAATTAGGCAATTTGAAAGTTCACGGACAGGTGTTTCTCGTCTCCTGGTTTGTCATTGCCGTGCTAGTGATAGCTTCTTTAGCTGCTACCAGAAATATTAAAAGAATTCCCCAAGGAATTCAAAATCTGATGGAGTATGCCCTTGAATTTATCAGGGACTTGGCAAAAAGCCAGTTAGGCGAAAAAGAATACCGTCCTTGGGTGCCCTTCATCGGCACCTTGTTTCTGTTTATTTTTGTCTCAAATTGGTCGGGTGCCCTACTTCCCTGGAAGCTAATTAAGCTACCTGACGCGGAATTAGCTGCTCCTACCAATGACATTAATACGACAGTAGCACTAGCATTGCTCACGTCTCTAGCATACTTTTACGCAGGTTTTAAAAAGCGGGGTTTAGGATACTTTAAAAAGTATATTGAACCAACCCCTATCCTGTTACCAATTGCTATTTTAGAAGACTTTACCAAGCCTCTTTCCCTAAGTTTCCGTTTATTCGGTAACATTTTGGCAGATGAATTGGTAGTGGCAGTTTTAGTGCTACTAATCCCCTTATTCATTCCTTTACCAGTCATGGCTTTAGGACTGTTTACTAGTGCTATCCAGGCTTTAGTTTTCGCGACCCTAGCTGCCGCATACATTCATGAAGCGATGGAAGGTCATGGAGATGAAGGACATGAGGAACATTCTTGA
- a CDS encoding class I SAM-dependent methyltransferase — translation MDTPQKISAAVQRLYDTYPFPPEPLLDEPPPGYNWRWNWLTAYEFCTGRTPPNRKVRVLDAGCGTGVGTEYLVHLNPEAQVVAVDLSAGALEVARERCRRSGADRVEFHHLSLYEVARLPGEFDLINCVGVLHHLPDPVRGIQSLAAKLAPGGIMHIFVYGELGRWEISLMQEAIALVQGDKQGDYVDGVKVGRSIFASLPQNNRLLKREKERWSLENHRDESFADMYVHPQEIDYNVNTLFELIDASGLEFVGFSNPQNWDLERILGKNPELMARVETMSDRQKYRLAEILDPESFSHYEFFLARPPLPKIDWSDDTQFLSAIPERNPCLQGWPSCSLFNPDYEIVNLSEVEYEFLSRCDSLERREADFGGRSPTSLHSSVNQNVGELIKSLNVDLFTIRSLHEKRLLLLTPQD, via the coding sequence ATGGATACCCCCCAAAAGATTAGCGCTGCTGTGCAGCGACTTTATGATACATATCCTTTTCCTCCAGAACCATTATTAGATGAGCCACCACCAGGTTATAACTGGCGTTGGAATTGGTTGACTGCATATGAATTTTGTACCGGAAGAACCCCACCTAACCGAAAGGTAAGGGTTTTAGACGCTGGGTGTGGTACAGGAGTGGGGACAGAGTATTTAGTCCACCTGAACCCAGAAGCGCAGGTAGTGGCGGTTGATTTGAGCGCGGGTGCGTTAGAGGTAGCTAGGGAAAGATGTCGGCGTTCTGGTGCTGATCGCGTAGAATTTCATCATCTGAGTCTCTACGAAGTCGCTCGATTACCAGGAGAATTTGATTTAATCAATTGCGTTGGGGTACTCCATCATTTACCTGATCCAGTCCGAGGAATTCAGTCTTTAGCAGCTAAACTGGCTCCTGGGGGGATAATGCATATTTTTGTCTATGGCGAACTGGGAAGGTGGGAAATTAGCTTGATGCAGGAAGCTATAGCTCTGGTTCAAGGAGACAAGCAAGGTGATTATGTTGATGGGGTGAAGGTAGGAAGGAGTATTTTTGCTTCCCTTCCCCAAAATAACCGTTTGCTGAAACGAGAAAAGGAACGTTGGTCTTTAGAAAATCATCGAGACGAATCTTTTGCTGATATGTATGTTCATCCCCAAGAGATTGATTACAATGTGAATACTTTATTTGAGTTAATAGATGCTTCAGGGTTAGAATTTGTGGGCTTTTCTAATCCGCAAAACTGGGATTTAGAGAGAATTTTGGGTAAAAATCCTGAATTAATGGCAAGAGTAGAAACCATGAGCGATCGCCAAAAGTATCGTCTGGCAGAGATTTTAGATCCTGAAAGTTTTAGCCATTATGAGTTCTTTCTGGCTAGACCTCCTTTACCCAAAATTGACTGGTCAGATGATACTCAGTTTCTTAGCGCAATTCCAGAACGCAATCCTTGTCTACAAGGTTGGCCAAGTTGTTCCCTATTTAACCCAGATTATGAGATAGTTAATCTTTCCGAAGTTGAATACGAGTTTTTGAGCCGATGTGATAGCTTAGAGCGCAGGGAAGCTGATTTTGGAGGGCGAAGTCCAACCTCTCTCCATTCCAGCGTTAATCAAAATGTAGGGGAGCTAATCAAATCACTTAATGTAGATCTTTTTACCATCCGGTCTTTGCACGAAAAGCGACTGCTCTTGTTAACCCCTCAAGATTAA
- a CDS encoding ATP synthase subunit I, translated as MVFVYVWLIYSLNVALNYLIGACTGVVYLRMLGKDVARLSPERMKLSKARFALFIGLIILAARWDQLQIMPIFLGFLTYKAAVVVYMLRSI; from the coding sequence ATGGTTTTTGTTTACGTGTGGCTAATTTATTCTTTGAACGTCGCTCTAAATTACTTAATTGGAGCGTGCACAGGTGTGGTTTACTTGAGAATGTTGGGTAAAGATGTCGCACGACTTAGCCCAGAAAGAATGAAGTTGAGCAAAGCGCGATTTGCGCTGTTCATCGGACTAATAATTTTAGCCGCCCGATGGGATCAACTCCAGATCATGCCCATATTTTTGGGATTTTTGACTTATAAAGCTGCGGTAGTTGTCTATATGCTGCGTAGCATATAA
- a CDS encoding F0F1 ATP synthase subunit B', producing MFAKEGEMFDFDATLPLMAVQFLLLAFILNALLYKPLGQALDERDEYIRQTEQGAKGKIAKAEQLRQEYEQKLAQTRRQSQTVIADAQAEAKKLGAQKIAEAQQEAVAKREQAAQEIEVQKQEAMRSLEQQVDILSRQILEKLLGVQLANR from the coding sequence ATTTTCGCCAAAGAGGGAGAAATGTTTGATTTTGATGCTACTTTGCCCTTAATGGCAGTCCAATTTCTGTTGTTGGCATTTATCTTAAATGCCTTACTCTACAAGCCATTAGGTCAAGCATTGGATGAGCGAGATGAGTACATCCGCCAAACCGAACAGGGAGCGAAAGGAAAAATCGCCAAAGCCGAGCAGTTGCGCCAAGAATACGAGCAAAAATTAGCTCAAACGCGCCGCCAGTCACAAACTGTTATCGCTGACGCTCAAGCAGAAGCGAAGAAGTTGGGGGCGCAAAAAATCGCTGAAGCTCAGCAAGAAGCTGTGGCGAAAAGAGAACAAGCTGCTCAAGAAATAGAAGTGCAAAAACAAGAAGCGATGAGATCTTTAGAGCAGCAAGTAGATATCTTGAGCCGGCAAATTTTGGAAAAACTGTTGGGTGTTCAACTAGCTAACAGATAA
- the atpA gene encoding F0F1 ATP synthase subunit alpha: protein MISIRPDEISNIIKQQIEQYDRDVKVSNVGTVLQVGDGIARIYGLEKAMAGELLDFEDGTVGIALNLEEDNVGAVLMGEGREIQEGSSVIASGKIAQVGVGEALIGRVVDALGRPIDGKGEINTTETRLIESMAPGIIERRSVYEPMQTGITAIDAMIPVGRGQRELIIGDRQTGKTAIAVDTILNQKEEDVICVYVAIGQKASTVAQVINVLEENGAMAYTIVVAANANEPATLQYLAPYTGATMAEYFMYKGKATLIIYDDLSKQAQAYRQMSLLLRRPPGREAYPGDVFYLHSRLLERAAKLSNELGEGSMTALPIIETQAGDVSAYIPTNVISITDGQIFLSSDLFNSGLRPAINPGISVSRVGSAAQTKAMKQVAGKLKLELAQFDDLQAFAQFASDLDKTTQDQLARGQRLRELLKQPQYSPLSVYEQVATVYAGLNGYLDDIPVEKIVSFAKGLRDYLKSSKPTYVQLVRTEKKLGDEAENLLKEAIVEFKKNFLATA from the coding sequence ATGATTAGCATCAGACCTGACGAAATTAGCAATATTATTAAGCAGCAGATCGAACAATACGATCGCGATGTCAAAGTTTCTAACGTGGGTACTGTTCTCCAAGTAGGTGACGGTATTGCGCGGATCTATGGCTTAGAAAAAGCTATGGCTGGGGAACTATTAGATTTTGAAGACGGAACCGTCGGCATTGCCTTAAACCTTGAAGAAGATAACGTAGGCGCAGTGCTAATGGGCGAAGGTAGAGAAATCCAAGAAGGTAGCTCTGTCATCGCTAGTGGCAAAATTGCCCAGGTGGGAGTCGGGGAAGCCTTAATTGGTCGCGTCGTAGACGCTTTAGGTCGCCCGATTGATGGTAAGGGAGAAATTAACACCACCGAAACTCGCCTGATCGAATCAATGGCTCCTGGGATCATTGAGCGTCGCTCCGTATACGAACCGATGCAAACTGGGATTACCGCAATTGACGCGATGATTCCTGTCGGTCGGGGTCAGCGAGAATTAATCATTGGTGACCGTCAAACTGGGAAAACTGCGATCGCTGTAGATACCATTCTCAACCAAAAAGAAGAAGATGTGATCTGCGTTTATGTAGCGATCGGTCAAAAGGCTTCTACCGTAGCTCAAGTTATTAACGTGTTAGAAGAAAACGGCGCGATGGCTTACACCATCGTCGTAGCTGCTAACGCCAACGAACCAGCCACCCTACAATACTTAGCTCCCTATACTGGAGCAACGATGGCTGAGTACTTTATGTACAAAGGCAAAGCTACCTTGATCATCTATGATGACCTTTCCAAGCAAGCCCAAGCCTACCGTCAGATGTCCTTGCTCCTGCGTCGTCCACCAGGACGGGAAGCTTATCCTGGAGACGTATTCTACCTCCACTCTCGTTTATTGGAGCGCGCTGCGAAACTAAGTAACGAATTGGGTGAAGGTAGTATGACTGCCCTACCCATCATCGAAACCCAAGCTGGTGACGTTTCTGCCTATATTCCCACCAACGTAATTTCCATTACCGACGGGCAAATTTTCCTATCTTCTGACCTATTCAACTCTGGTTTGCGTCCAGCGATTAACCCAGGGATTTCTGTATCCCGCGTGGGTTCTGCGGCTCAAACCAAAGCCATGAAACAGGTGGCAGGTAAATTGAAGCTAGAACTAGCCCAATTTGACGATTTGCAAGCCTTTGCTCAATTTGCCTCTGATCTAGATAAAACTACTCAAGACCAATTGGCTAGAGGTCAACGTTTGCGGGAGTTGCTCAAACAGCCTCAGTACTCTCCTCTATCGGTGTACGAGCAAGTAGCGACTGTCTATGCTGGTCTGAATGGTTATTTAGACGATATTCCAGTTGAGAAGATCGTCAGCTTTGCTAAAGGACTGCGGGATTACCTGAAGAGTAGCAAACCTACTTATGTTCAACTAGTCCGCACCGAGAAGAAGCTAGGAGACGAAGCCGAAAACTTGCTCAAAGAAGCAATTGTCGAATTCAAGAAAAATTTCCTAGCCACTGCTTAG
- a CDS encoding bifunctional serine/threonine-protein kinase/formylglycine-generating enzyme family protein produces the protein MIFCLNPECQNPYNADISKFCQSCGAQLTPLLENRYRVVELLGRGGFSRTYLGEDTRRLNTKCVIKHFFPSAATKINPQLLEKSVSLFYEEAKRLLQLEDHPQIPNLFAYFEADKQLYLVQQLIEGRTLLKELQEEGCFNQSLLVKDLLDITQILQFIHSIPVIHRDLKPENIIRRHKDGKLVLIDFGISKQLTGTMDTKFGITTGTPGYAPQEQMLYGDSSTSSDLYALGATSLHLLTGTHPFYLYNPRDNCWLWREQLQVKGISINDKLANIIDKLLADLPTRYKFADELIDDLNSLVLPQKSEFIPQIFSLTPLNPVSQIKLKQFEFEVVTIDGLGKEINRYSDTCEYFSEDLGNQLFLEMVYISGGEFVMGSPSTEKDRDTYESPQHKVTLAPFFLGKYPISQAQWRAVANLPEINCPLNPDPAKFKGDNRPVESVSWQDAVEFCARLSRKTGKKYCLPSEAQWEYSCRSGTTTPFHFGETITADLANYDGTYNYATGPKGRNRWETTPIGSFSLANGFGLYDMHGNVWEWCADPWHTNYRDAPTDGNVWEKGGNNNYRVFRGGSWHSLPLVCRSAYRYRYPPVYRYNSIGFRVAVV, from the coding sequence ATGATTTTCTGCCTTAATCCAGAATGCCAAAATCCATACAACGCAGACATCAGTAAATTTTGTCAATCTTGTGGTGCTCAATTAACCCCACTTCTAGAAAATCGTTACCGAGTTGTTGAATTGCTAGGCAGAGGTGGGTTTAGTCGAACTTATTTAGGTGAAGATACAAGAAGACTCAATACTAAGTGTGTAATTAAACATTTCTTTCCGTCCGCAGCCACTAAAATCAATCCTCAGTTACTAGAAAAATCTGTATCTTTATTTTATGAAGAGGCAAAACGATTATTACAATTAGAAGATCATCCGCAAATCCCTAATCTTTTTGCTTACTTTGAAGCCGATAAACAACTCTATTTAGTTCAACAACTAATAGAAGGTCGGACTCTTTTAAAAGAATTGCAAGAAGAAGGTTGTTTTAATCAATCGCTATTAGTTAAAGACTTATTAGATATTACCCAAATCTTACAATTTATTCATAGCATACCTGTAATTCATAGAGATTTAAAACCAGAAAATATCATCCGACGTCATAAAGATGGCAAATTAGTCTTAATAGATTTTGGTATTTCTAAACAGTTAACTGGCACGATGGATACCAAATTTGGAATCACAACTGGAACTCCAGGATATGCGCCTCAAGAACAGATGCTATATGGTGATTCCTCCACAAGTAGCGATTTATATGCTTTAGGTGCTACTAGTTTGCACTTATTAACCGGAACTCATCCTTTCTACTTATATAATCCGAGAGATAACTGTTGGCTATGGCGGGAACAATTACAAGTTAAAGGTATTAGTATTAACGATAAGTTGGCTAATATTATAGATAAATTACTAGCTGATTTACCAACTAGATATAAATTCGCAGACGAGCTAATCGACGATTTAAACTCATTGGTTTTGCCTCAAAAATCTGAGTTTATTCCGCAAATTTTCTCTTTGACACCACTTAATCCTGTGTCTCAAATCAAGCTGAAACAGTTTGAATTTGAGGTTGTCACAATTGATGGGTTGGGTAAGGAAATTAATCGTTATTCAGATACCTGTGAATACTTTAGTGAGGATTTAGGTAACCAATTATTTCTAGAAATGGTCTATATTTCTGGTGGGGAATTTGTGATGGGTTCTCCATCTACTGAAAAAGATAGAGATACCTACGAAAGCCCTCAACATAAAGTCACTCTAGCCCCCTTTTTCCTAGGTAAATACCCAATTTCTCAAGCTCAATGGAGAGCCGTTGCTAACCTACCAGAAATTAACTGTCCTCTCAATCCTGACCCAGCCAAATTTAAAGGGGATAATCGACCTGTAGAAAGTGTTTCTTGGCAAGATGCAGTAGAATTTTGCGCCAGATTATCTCGAAAAACAGGTAAAAAATATTGCTTGCCTAGCGAAGCACAATGGGAGTATAGTTGCCGATCTGGGACTACTACTCCCTTCCATTTTGGAGAAACTATTACAGCAGACTTAGCCAACTATGATGGCACTTATAATTATGCTACTGGTCCTAAAGGTAGAAATAGATGGGAAACTACTCCCATCGGTAGTTTTAGTTTAGCTAATGGCTTTGGATTGTATGATATGCACGGGAACGTTTGGGAATGGTGTGCAGATCCTTGGCATACTAATTATCGAGATGCACCTACAGATGGGAACGTTTGGGAAAAGGGCGGAAATAATAACTACAGGGTTTTTCGGGGTGGTTCTTGGCACTCATTACCTCTAGTTTGTCGTAGTGCTTACCGTTATAGATATCCTCCCGTTTACAGGTATAACAGTATTGGTTTTCGAGTAGCGGTGGTGTGA
- a CDS encoding F0F1 ATP synthase subunit gamma, translating into MANLKTIRDRIQSVKNTKKITEAMRLVAAAKVRRAQEQVIATRPFADRLVQVLYGLQNRLGFENGNLPLLRQREPKCIGLLVVTGDRGLCGAYNTNIIRRAENRASELKAEGKDYKFILVGRKAIQYFQRREQPIDATYTGLEQVPTSAEASKIADELLSLFLSESVDKIELVYTKFVSLISSRPVIQTLLPLTIQGLEATDDEIFHLTTRGGDFEVTREKVASQSKALPQDMLFEQDPLQILDALLPLYLNNQLLRALQESAASELAARMTAMNNASDNAKELIGTLTLSYNKARQAAITQEILEVVGGAEALQG; encoded by the coding sequence ATGGCTAATTTAAAAACTATTCGTGATCGCATTCAATCGGTCAAGAATACCAAAAAAATTACGGAAGCCATGCGACTAGTGGCAGCAGCTAAAGTCAGACGGGCACAAGAGCAGGTTATTGCTACTCGTCCTTTTGCCGATCGCTTGGTACAAGTATTATATGGATTGCAAAACCGTCTGGGGTTTGAAAATGGTAATTTACCGTTGCTGAGACAACGGGAACCCAAGTGTATCGGATTGTTGGTCGTCACAGGCGATCGCGGTTTGTGCGGCGCTTATAATACCAATATAATCAGACGGGCAGAAAATCGCGCCAGCGAACTCAAAGCTGAAGGTAAAGACTATAAATTTATCTTAGTTGGTCGGAAAGCCATTCAATACTTCCAACGTCGCGAGCAGCCGATTGATGCCACCTACACTGGCTTAGAACAGGTTCCTACTTCGGCTGAAGCTTCTAAAATTGCTGACGAGTTATTATCTTTATTCTTATCTGAGAGTGTAGATAAAATAGAGTTGGTTTACACCAAATTTGTCTCTTTAATCAGTTCTCGTCCAGTAATTCAAACTTTGTTACCTTTGACAATTCAAGGTTTAGAAGCTACTGATGACGAAATATTTCACCTAACAACTAGGGGTGGTGACTTTGAAGTTACCCGCGAAAAAGTTGCGTCTCAAAGCAAGGCTTTACCCCAAGATATGCTGTTTGAGCAAGATCCTCTCCAGATCTTGGATGCTTTATTGCCTTTGTATTTGAATAATCAATTGCTACGGGCATTACAAGAATCAGCCGCTAGCGAACTAGCCGCACGGATGACGGCGATGAACAACGCTAGCGATAACGCTAAAGAACTGATTGGGACTCTTACTTTGTCCTATAACAAAGCTAGACAAGCCGCTATTACCCAAGAAATATTGGAAGTAGTCGGCGGTGCGGAAGCTTTACAAGGGTAA
- the atpE gene encoding ATP synthase F0 subunit C has translation MEPIVAAASVLGAGFAIGLAAIGSGIGQGTAAGEAVAGIARQPEAEGKIRATLLLTLAFMESLTIYGLVIALVLLFANPFA, from the coding sequence ATGGAACCCATAGTTGCTGCTGCTTCAGTTTTAGGTGCTGGTTTTGCAATTGGTTTGGCAGCGATAGGTTCTGGTATTGGTCAAGGAACCGCAGCCGGTGAAGCCGTAGCAGGGATTGCTCGTCAACCAGAAGCAGAAGGGAAAATTCGGGCTACTCTGCTTTTAACTTTGGCATTTATGGAATCTCTCACCATTTATGGTCTAGTTATTGCTCTAGTTCTCTTATTTGCTAATCCTTTCGCATAA
- a CDS encoding F0F1 ATP synthase subunit B, with protein MGNFWLLEIAEAQSHGGFGINLDILETNLINLAILVGVLVYFGRKVLANILGERQARIGASIQEAEQQQQEAAKALAVAEKQLAEAEAEAERIRQSAVESAKTSREAILRKADQDVERMKQTAAQDLNADRDKAIAELRERVATLAMQKVESQLQSILDESTQQKLVDSSLAQLGGGS; from the coding sequence ATGGGTAATTTTTGGTTACTAGAGATAGCAGAAGCACAGTCCCACGGTGGTTTTGGGATTAACCTAGACATACTAGAGACAAACTTAATCAATTTAGCGATTTTAGTTGGTGTCCTAGTTTACTTTGGACGTAAAGTTTTGGCAAATATCTTGGGCGAACGACAAGCTCGGATTGGTGCATCTATTCAAGAAGCAGAGCAGCAACAGCAAGAAGCTGCTAAAGCCTTAGCGGTAGCTGAAAAGCAATTAGCTGAAGCTGAAGCTGAAGCTGAAAGGATTCGCCAATCTGCCGTAGAAAGCGCCAAGACTAGTAGAGAGGCAATTTTGCGAAAAGCAGACCAAGATGTCGAGAGAATGAAGCAAACTGCTGCTCAAGACTTAAACGCAGATAGAGACAAGGCTATAGCCGAACTTAGAGAGCGAGTTGCTACTCTAGCTATGCAAAAAGTTGAGTCCCAACTGCAATCAATCTTGGATGAGTCGACTCAACAAAAATTAGTCGATAGTAGCTTGGCTCAATTAGGAGGTGGCTCATGA